cccttattttttaaattatacaGTGACATATATTTATCAAGTCCGCTGCATCAGAACAAACAAATTACTAGATAAGGCTCAATGACACTACAAGCAAAGACCAGGTACATACCTCAATATCCCTTTGAACCAATTTCTCCAAGAACGGAGCACTCTTTGCACTCTTCAAGCTGTCAGTTGCCAAATAATAAATGGCATTTTGTTTTTCACCCATGTTTTCAACATAATTGTCCAAGCTCACCAACTCCTCCTCACTTTTGGAAGTGTAGAATCGCAACAATGGTGTTATTCGTTTATGATTCCCTGAATCCTCAATGCATCCCAACTTCAAAAATCTCCCAAagttttcccaaaattttttGTAGTCCTGAAAGCACACGAATCAAAGTTTTCAAATTGCAGCAAGCAAATCCAACTTATAGACACAAGAGAAATCTCCAATTGCTTCCCACCTCCTTATTTTCACTTTCTGAAAGCTCTTGAATCATGTCAAATGTTTTTCTTACAAGTCTCTTCCTCATTATTCTTACCTGCAAACACAGTGAAAGAGAAAGGTGGCAACTTATAGAGGTTGAAACTGAACCAGTCTGGAGAATATAATGCTCGTTTGTTTTAACAGGTAGGTGACAAAATAATACACAAGCACAACATTGTACTGAATAAGTAGGAGCCAGCTGTCAGCACAACCAACCAAATGACATGTGGATGTAAAAATCTATTAAGTGAGAACTGACAAAATCCATATGTAACACAACATTTCGCAGAACCAAAAGAATTGACAAATTAAAACTTACGATTCGGCTTTCTTGAAGAATCTCTCGGGAAACATTGAGTGGAAGGTCATCTGAGTCCAACACACCCTTTACGAAGCTCAAGTAGCGTGGAAACTGCAAACGCCGGATATCAATTATTTAAGTATAATACTTTTCTCCCAAACAGAATATTTAGACCCATCAGGCACATCAGACAGGCAATCATATGGAAAGCATATCATCAGAACAAAGATAAAGAATAATTCTTTTAAGTGGTTATAAACTATTAAGCCGTATGTTAAAAATATGGGGCTTTATGTCCAGCATACAGGATGGTTTGGTTAATCTAAATTGAGGCATAATAAGTTTAATCTCTGCTACTTATTAGACAATGCATAAACAGTCCTTAATAAACACCATATCTCAACATAGTAAACCTAAGACCCATCAGTTCATTAATTTAAAACACTGGACAGACATGCAAGAAGGTATAAAGTAGTGGGCGTTTGTAAGTGAGTCTAAGCAGCCACATGCTGAAACTACTGGAATCATGAAAAATAGCAAGAATGTTCAAGAGTATAAGAATTAACATGCCATTGCCAGACTTATCAAAAACCCCACACAaacctgaagaagaagaagaagaagaagaatcagtTCCTCTATTCAGTTTGAAGCTATATTAAGACTTACCAGTTCACCATCAAAATCATCAGAAATGAACACACGCTTCACATACAAGCGTATATTCTTTGTTTTGGGGTTTATTACGTCTTCATTGTTGAGAGGTCCCATTCCTGGAATATATAAGACACTCCTGAACTCCACCTCACCCTGCACGTATTTTGAGTCAAGCTCCATATGGAGAAGAGTATTATGCTAGATGAATGAAGAAGATTATGCAGTACCTCAGTGGTGAAATGAGTGTACGCAAGTGGATCAAGAAATTCATTGAAAGTCTTCTTGTAGAATTCTTGATAGTCTTGTTTCTCAACTTCTTTGGGGCTCCGCATCTACACCATGCAAAGGACTATAAGTTCAGCAGGACACTGTTTGCAACCACGCGTTGACATGGCACAAGAGCAAGCAACAATACTCACTCAAAGAAAATATCAGcagaaaagaataatttcaaTAGCATGGAAATGTGTTCATGAAAATaagtaattaaagaaaaaacgACTAAAGACTACTTACCCATATTGGTTTTGTCTCATTGGTCAATTCCCAGTCCCAGTACTTCTCAGTTTTAGttgtcttcttcatctttttctcctCCTGCATCAAAGAAACAAACCCACTTAAATGTCATAGTAGAGAAAATGACACCGTTAACATGTGTGAATGCTGCATAAATTACATCTGGCTTTGCTTCTTCTCCCTCCTTTGGTGGCTCCTCCTCTTCAACCTGGCCAAATTTAGACATTGACATCAGTAAACTAATAACTGCCACCATTTTAATCAATGACAACACCCCTTTTAGCGCAATAGCAAATAGACATCCTACGTTATCTCTATAATAAAACCTGCATAAATTAGTCAGTGTAGGTTCAATTTTTAGTCACCGGCGTCAACCTGAAAATTGCCCAATTGGATAATACTGGACAGTCCACCAGAAAGTTGTCACAGTACAAATGAACGCATTGTTGATATTATACACTTATAATTATCTAGGCAAACAAATCAGTTCGAGAGGAAATTGATACCCGAAAATTCCAGGCGTTatacatcaaataagaaaaaaaacaaagaattgagTGGCTATTCATGATTCTGGCTTTCAATTTCCAAACAACTCTTAAAAACATAGAGACCATTTATTCACTGACTTCAACCCTAGCAAAATCTCAGAAAGAAAATTACACATTGCATACAAAGGGACCCACCTCAATTGTCCTCGATTTTTCTTGCCACGTATAGATGGGGAAGGAAACAAACTGTGAATAATTTTTCACCAGATTCTGTATCTTCATTGGCTCTGAAAACTCGTATTTGTCATCCTCCtgcaacaaaaaaattgataatactGTTAAACTACCATTGCAATCGATAGAAACTGAATAAATGCTTTCAAAAGCAAGAAAGCTGATtgttaaaattataaaaaggaaagtaCCATATTGTCCCCAAGGGGCATGAAATAATAGACAAGGAACTCTATCGCTAACTGAATCAAGATAAAGCAGAACCAATGCCATCACATGCTATCTATCATCAAGGTCTTTCTCAAAGACAGCCAGAGATTGAATATCTGGTATAGAGGGAGGATATATTGCAACTTCAAACCACAAGCATATGGCTCCCTAAAGTAATTCTCCTACTTACAAGTATAAAAGTTCAAACCAGATTCTAAAAGGGCAAGTAAGTTGGTGTCAGTGCACCAACTCCAAGAAATTAATTTGCACAAAAAAGTCAGAGAGAATAAGTTGTTTTACTTGCATAAGATATACGTTGACTCTTGACTATTGAGTATGATAACCTCTTATGTAAACTCCTTAGGCTTTAGTATGATTTGTTGACACATATTAGACTCAAGACGTCACACTCTTCATAAAACTATAAGCAATAATTGCAGCAAATACTAAAAGCctaaaaattaatggaaactAATTAAGGTGGATACATCAATTTTCATGGCCAATAAGTCACCAAAGTGTGCAATCAACTATCACAATACCCGCAAGTAAAGAGTAATTTGTGTTCCGCGACGAAGAAGCTTCTCAGGATCTGTCTCCTCTCTGATCGTATACGAACTGCTATCAGCTAATGATTCCCACACATACTGCTTATCTGATCTTGGGCTTTTTGTCGAAACAACAACCTACTAGTCAGGAAGAtgagcattgcctcaggaaaaTAATCACTATGAAAAGTGTAAATCACCATGCCAATGTAAAAGAATTACAAATAGACAAAGGTTCATTAATGGTTAGCTAAAGAACACCTTCTCAGCCACTAAAAAAGCAGAGTAGAAGCCAACACCAAATTGACCGATCAATCCATTGTCCGCACCAAGATCCTTATTTTCCTGAAAGTATAAGATTAAAGAGTTAGGTTCAAAATTCTTGATATCAATTGTACACCAACCAAACTATCATATGATGGAGTTCAGGGAGATGGAAAGCAAAACAAGAACCTTCAGAGCCTTCAAGAATTTTGAGGTACCACTCTGAGCAATAGTTCCAAGACAGTCAATGAGCTCCTCCTTCGTCATTCCAATACCAGTATCTCTGAAATCTCAAATATCACCATCCACATCCCACGAATTTCtcaattattataaaataaaaccgTATTCATCTATAAGCTACAACAGACTTACGTTATCGTGATGGTTCCATTGTCAGGATCTGGTCTGATTCTTATCTCCAAATCACCGGCATCTCCAAGAAGAGCAGGCTCAGTAACACTCAAGAACCTCAACTTATCAAGAGCATCACTAGCATTGCTGATagagggggaaaaaggaaaaccaatTTTCAGCCATAAATcacaaataaaggaaaaacttCAAATCTTCACCGAGAATTTAGAAGTCGTTCCACAAAGAAATGAAGATATATGCGCAAGTGAAATACTCACCTGACAAGCTCTCGAAGAAACACTTCTTTGTGGCTGTATAAACTATGGACAATCAAATCCAATAGACGACTGACCTGCAAAAACAATGAAAAGTTTAAATTTATCAGCGCAGAAGCGGAGGATGCAGTGCTAGACGATCGGAATACAATCTACAATTCACATTGAGATCACAAGTTCTCCATAACGATCGACCAATCATACTACCTTTCAGAGTAAATCCTAGTGTACTCCTCATGTCATTTTAAAATGTTCTACATGCCAATCTCCTTCAATATTTCACAACGTTCGGCAACaatcacttttgaaaagtaatCAAGCTTTCATTTTTAGTCATCAGTCATGCTCTTAATGCCAGAAATACCGGACATGTCAACTGTGAAATTAAAACCTCAATTCTCACTCAGTTCACACCCAACAACTGCAAGAACTCGGACTCCAGcgtgatcaatcaaaaaacaaggCGAAACCCACCTCAGCTTGATACTCAAACTGCTCGCCGGAAGTCTCGCCAGCCTCCTTCTCAGCGACGGCGGACTCGCAACGGATTGAAACCCGATTGTTCCTCTTCTCGAGCTTCCACTTCAACCCGCCGCACGAGAACCCCGTTCTGAGCCCATTTTGGGGCAAAAAAGCGCTCCTCAAGCTCAAGACTTTATTGCCCTTCTTCAGCGAAAacgaagacgacgacgacgggaGCGAAGCCAGAGGAGCACCGGCCAAGCCTCTGCTGAGCGCTGGAGCCATTTGGGCCTCGGAAAACCCTAGATGGTTTTTGGGAATTTGCAAAGCTCTTATCTTTTGAAGACGGGAGACATAGAgtaggagagagagggggtgaaGAAATAGGGAGGAGGGTTGAGAGAGGGTTTAAGAGGAGGAGGGTTCTAGAAGTTTGAGACGCTGGAGAGGGAGTCTCTCTGCTTGGCAGTATGTGGAAAATTGTAAGGCCTTGATGCTGCCATTTCAGCAGCAACAATATCCTcttgaaataattttcctttcttcttcattttggttaaataaaaaacaaactcCTGTACTTAGAGTAATCAATGCACGCATTCCAATTTCAACAACAATCAAATCATGtcaattttacttaaaatttcgTATCGTTCTATGTTTGAAATGGAATACTTCGATTAcatataaaatttatcttaaaattatgtcgtttactttttaatttttttggcattttttgtaAGTGGAAGGTTTGCTACATCCTAGGATTTACTAGCATCCTTGCACTAAAATTGcatataagattttcttttattatgtcgttttactttttaatttttttggcttttttccgTTAGTGAAAGGTTTGCTACATCCTACGATTTACTAGCATGCTTGCACTAAAAAAGGtcatctggaaaaaaaaaattggtgtgaGTTTGGTATATGACAGGATCTATCAACATCTTGAGTTTGCCCAACAGATGAATCAGCTCACGAGATTGGTTATAGTTGGCTTTGGCCGAAAGACCAAAAAAGCTAGCGCTTTGAAAAGAATGGCCGAAATAGAGAACGAGGGAAGAAGCTTGCACAAAGCTCTTCTTTGtctgtttttcttctgtttCCAAAGTAGGTGGCACAAAGctcttctttgtttgtttttcttctgtttCCAAAGTAGGTTGCACAAAGCTTTTGACAGTGGGTATGCACATGGCTCATCTTCTTCACGGCTTCTTGTGCATAACAATTGCAACTCAGTGGCATGTGGACACTTGGGCAGATTCTACAGTTCCAGTGAAGAGGACCAAGTGCCCGTAGGGGTACAAGGGGATTGGTTTTCTCGCTTTTTAGACCTCCAGATATTCTTTCCGCTGATTTTGATCAGGTAATCAAGCAGCTACCTTGTACAGTTTAATGATACAAAGGATGTTCTTCAATACAACCTTCCATGACAGAACTTCCAGCTAGCAGATGCAGAAAGAACTGGAAAACCGTAAAAGATGCCGACTAGGTGTATAAACACAAGATGCCGACTAGGTGTATAAACACAAGATGCCGAGTACGTGTATCAACAAAAGATGCCGAGTACGTGTATAAACTAGGACTCAAATGACTAGAGAATCTAGAGATCACCTGATCTCTGGATCCCGTTCTTAAAGTGAAATTTCAATCACCATAGCAACAACACAGTGCATGATCATCTAATCCTTCCACTCTTTATTCATTTGCACTGGAGCGCCATGAAGATATCTGAATATCAAATGGAACCTGGTAAATAAACTCGATTGGCAAAAGAGAGTATCTGTACACAAGTTGTCACAAGCATTGGCACTTTCCTCAGGCTCAGGCTTCTAAAGCTGTTGGCTTCAAGCAATCGACATTGCACAACCCGACTGACCTCACCATATCTCCCAACCTGCATCATATATTTCAGAATGCAAAAACTATAAGATCAGTAATGAAGTATTTACAGTAGTCATTAACTGCATGGCCtgcaatttcacaataaaaaataaaataaaataaaaaaatcaaactaaccGGTCAAAGCTGTTCCTAGCTTTCTCCGGCTGATCTGTGCTGTTTCTTGATTTCATAAGCCGATCCACgctctttcttgatttttctctcttgtCAGTGCTGGATCTTGACTTGTCTCTGCTGTCCGTACTTAGCCTTGCCTTATCCTGTTGCCCAGTGCTCGGCCTTGATTTCTCCCTATTATCCGCACTTAGCCTGGACTTATCCCTACTCGCTTCAGTGGCAATCAGAGGAAGTTCAGAATTATCTGTACTTTGTTCAGATACATCGCGAACACGAGGTAGTTTCTCAATGGCGGATATGAACTTCCTGAGATGCTTCAAGTACTCAGGGAAGACCTCCAAATTACAGTGGCTCCCTCCTTTAAGCCATAATGGTTCATACTTTTCTTTGCACTGCTCCCACAACTGCTTGCCGTGGGAGCAATCTACTACATCATCTTCAGTTCCCTACAGATAAAACAAGATGCAAATTTATAATAAAGCTTCAGAAAGATATTCATGTGAAATTATGTTTGCTTTCAGTGCCATGGTGCATCTCAAGAAAGGAGACATAGAAAACGCTCCTCGTGGATGTGATTGTGCCCACTGATCATCATGCAGTGGCTAATTATTTGCGACTTCCATTTTCAAGTAAATCCTCATTGTCTATGTCACACCTTTTTATTTCTAGACAAGGTTCAGATGATTTTGACATATCAACGACAgataaaaatcatgaaactgGTGAGCACTTATGTAAGAGAGAAGATATGAACATCAGAATAAGTAAATTGTTTCGCAAATTTGGAGCCACTGCATGGTGTACTGTGGAGTGCATTCACAAAATGAAAGCAATGTGTAAACTCACATGAATGACCAGAACCGGGCAGTTAACCAGAGGAATTTTGTCAATATTCTGCAACAGAGTAAAATTAGTAGCTCTCAAATAGATGAGGGGATCTATTTTGGCAATTTGAAAAAATCATCACAAGTAATCGAGAAAAGAAATCATATCACAACAAAGGAAACCTTATATATGTCAAACCAGAGTGTTCTCTTCACGGGATACATGACTCGAAGACCAGACAAGATTGGACTGTGAAGAATTACAGCCCTCAAACAAGGCAACCGTATGGCAAGCTCTAGAGTAGGTCCACTTCCGACCGACTGACCGTACAATATTACGTCTTCCTCCTTTGCTCCGTATGTCTCTTGAAGGCACTTGTAAGCCGCCTCTATGTCAGCATACGTGTCCTGCTCACTCGGCTAATTCAACAGATACTAAACTGAATCAGCTCAGCTGGCATTCAGATCTAGCTAAATCTCagcaaaacaaagagaaataaAGTTACGACTCAAGCACCACACTAGCAGACCACAATATCCGTGTCAACCTATTCTCTCCGCAGAAAGAGTAACTTAAAATGGCCATGGAAATGGAATGCTGGATCtgaccaaaacaaaaacaaaaaagacaaaaaaaatggaatgcTGGAAAATCCGTCCACTAAAATGACAATTGTTGCAACGGATGAATAGTTCATCATAGAAGAATTGTGAAGTCAGAGTCCCTCGTCTATCGTTTTACAACGGACAAATCAGAAGGTTTGACGTACTTGGAAGACTACTATTTCGCCCTTGGAAAGACAGATGATTCCATCACATCACCATGCACTCTACACCGAACatatagaaaagacaaaaaaatcgTACCTTTCCCGAAGATTGTCCATACCCTGAATAGTCATACCTGAATTCGGCACAAGAAACTCATCACTTCGCACGAAATTTCTGTTCACTGCGAAATTTCTGTtcactgctctctctctctctctctctctctctctctctctctatctctatatatatatatatagataaaagATCAAATCTTTTCGACGTACCCAAGAAGATTGACGCCCAGATGGAGGCTGAGCTCCACGAAGATGTGATACATCTGTCCAATATCGGCCGCGTTCCCGTGGGAATAGAGGAGGGTCAAGGAGGCCGACGGGTGCTTCACGTACACGGCGACGATCTCGTTCCCTCTCTTGGTCCTCAGCTTCATCACGTCCACGTCGTCCCTCTGGCTCACGTCGCTCATCCTCAGTCTCCCCGTCGACTCGTCCGCGTAGACGCGGTACGACGGCGGCGTCGGGGGGAAGAAGGCGAACTTCGCCGCCATGGACGACGTTGCAGAACCCATTATTTttagaaacaaagaaaaaggcaaaacccagagagagaaagtgagttTCCGGGGGGTGCGTGTCTTCTCAGTTGggttggactggaaaagtggaTGGACGAAGAAGACGACGGAGCATGACTTGACGTCTGCAAACTCTGCCGCGTGAGTGTGTGTGTTTCTGGACCGGTAGAGCGGGCGAGTTTCAATCCGAAAGGCAGAGGGCAGTGGAGCGAGCAGAAGAGgaaaaatgacaactttttggtgcagagagagagagggagagggagagaatatTTGTCGGAGTGAGGAAGGAGTGATTTCCGGCATAATAATTGTTTCGGAGCTGGAGAGGGAATGAGCCCCCTCCCCCCCATTTTCCAGCTCAGCAATTGGCCAACACTTTGATCctatttcttcctttctttttcttcccacgaatttgaaatttataatattattggTATGCTTTTTCTAATATCGAAAGCCAGTGGATTTATATGACGGAATAATCATTGATTGATTTTACGGATAACTGAATATGCAAGGGCGATCCTTTCGTAAATACTTTGGATTTATTGCTGATTTGTTCTTTCGTCATGTCCCATTCATTATATTGATCTCATTCTAGTACTAAAAATGACAGCGAAGTATGTCAcatatatttaagaaaattgattgTATATAAATCTCATAATTTGCGAACTCTGAGGATTAAGACGGGGTAAAGCACAATACCCTCAtggaaatgaatttttttcttcgaCTCATCACCGGTTCCAATGCCAATTCCAAACGTTGCCATTTTGCTGCTTATTAAAATCTAGTCTGACTTTAATCATAAGTCTGGGAGAGATGAATTTTGACAATTCTTTTTACTTATCTCCCAAGAACTAACTTATTAGCCAAATTATTGGAGTAAAGTTTGCCATTTTCGATGTGCTCTGAGTGGCTAGTAACATACATCCATTAAGAGCATGTCACTTTCATCTAATCAAACCCtatcaattaaatataaattttagtcGGTCCAAAGAGTAAAAGAAATTCATAGAT
The nucleotide sequence above comes from Eucalyptus grandis isolate ANBG69807.140 chromosome 2, ASM1654582v1, whole genome shotgun sequence. Encoded proteins:
- the LOC104433348 gene encoding heat shock protein 90-5, chloroplastic, which produces MAPALSRGLAGAPLASLPSSSSSFSLKKGNKVLSLRSAFLPQNGLRTGFSCGGLKWKLEKRNNRVSIRCESAVAEKEAGETSGEQFEYQAEVSRLLDLIVHSLYSHKEVFLRELVSNASDALDKLRFLSVTEPALLGDAGDLEIRIRPDPDNGTITITDTGIGMTKEELIDCLGTIAQSGTSKFLKALKENKDLGADNGLIGQFGVGFYSAFLVAEKVVVSTKSPRSDKQYVWESLADSSSYTIREETDPEKLLRRGTQITLYLREDDKYEFSEPMKIQNLVKNYSQFVSFPIYTWQEKSRTIEVEEEEPPKEGEEAKPDEEKKMKKTTKTEKYWDWELTNETKPIWMRSPKEVEKQDYQEFYKKTFNEFLDPLAYTHFTTEGEVEFRSVLYIPGMGPLNNEDVINPKTKNIRLYVKRVFISDDFDGELFPRYLSFVKGVLDSDDLPLNVSREILQESRIVRIMRKRLVRKTFDMIQELSESENKEDYKKFWENFGRFLKLGCIEDSGNHKRITPLLRFYTSKSEEELVSLDNYVENMGEKQNAIYYLATDSLKSAKSAPFLEKLVQRDIEVLYLIEPIDEVAIQNLQTYKEKKFVDISKEDLEFGDEDEVKERETKQEYNLLCDWIKQQLGDNVAKVQVSKRLSSSPCVLVSGKFGWSANMERLMKAQALGDTSSLEFMRGRRILEINPDHPIVKDLNAACKNAPDSADAKRAVDLLYDTALISSGFTPDSPAELGNKIYEMMAMALGGRWGRLEEGEGEEATESSEDGSTDTAEPVVAEAEVVEPSEIRAESDPWND
- the LOC104433349 gene encoding alpha/beta hydrolase domain-containing protein 17B, with the protein product MGSATSSMAAKFAFFPPTPPSYRVYADESTGRLRMSDVSQRDDVDVMKLRTKRGNEIVAVYVKHPSASLTLLYSHGNAADIGQMYHIFVELSLHLGVNLLGYDYSGYGQSSGKPSEQDTYADIEAAYKCLQETYGAKEEDVILYGQSVGSGPTLELAIRLPCLRAVILHSPILSGLRVMYPVKRTLWFDIYKNIDKIPLVNCPVLVIHGTEDDVVDCSHGKQLWEQCKEKYEPLWLKGGSHCNLEVFPEYLKHLRKFISAIEKLPRVRDVSEQSTDNSELPLIATEASRDKSRLSADNREKSRPSTGQQDKARLSTDSRDKSRSSTDKREKSRKSVDRLMKSRNSTDQPEKARNSFDRLGDMVRSVGLCNVDCLKPTALEA